AGGAAATCTGCAGCGGTTGCCAGTGTGACTGGTCTTCGGCAGCTTCACGAATACGGTCCAACAGCTCGGGTTTGCCCTCGCCGCTGCGGGCCACGGTACCCACTACCGGGCAGCCCAATCCCTGGGCGAGTTTTTTCAGGTCAATGGACATCCCCTTGCTGCGCACATCGTCCATCATGTTCAGAGCCAAAAGGATTGGCGCGCCCAGTTCCATAAACTGAATCGTCAGGTAGAGGTGTCGCTCCAGCTTGGTGGCATCAACCACATTGACCACCAGTTCCGGGCGTTCTTCCACCAGAACTTGCCGGGCGACCAGTTCTTCCTGTGTGTATGCGGTCAGCGAATAGCATCCGGGTAAATCGACAATGTTCAGTTCAGTGTCCTGATGGATCAGGCGACCTTCTTTGCGCTCTACGGTGATGCCGGGGTAATTTCCAACATGCTGTCGGGAACCGGTGACATTATTAAATAAGGTCGTTTTGCCGGCATTCGGATTGCCGGCAAACGCCACGTGACAGGATTGCATCAATTGGAATCTTTCTTAGCGACATGAATATAGTCGGCCTCGTTGTTACGTAGCGTCAGAGTAAAACCACGTAAGCGTAAGGCGACGGGATCTTTCAGTGGTGCGCGACCGATAATTTCAATTTCAGTGCCGGGAACCAGTCCCATGTCGCGTAGCCGACGACCCATTTCTCCTGGTGCCGTGACAGAGGTTATCGTGGCTTTATCGTGAACATGTAACAAACGGATAGATGAACTCATAAAGGGTACCGTGCCGGATAAAATGGGTATTCTTTGATTTTGAAAGTGTATTTCATTATAGTTTTGCCGGAGTGTGAGTCAAGGACAAACGCATGTTGTGCTGTTAATCTTTTGACTTTGTCTCTTGATTCTCAAATTGACGCGGTAAAGTGGTTTTAAAATGTAAAAATAATTATTGTTTCAGCACGCTGGTTTAAAATCATGGACTTTCAGGTGCGACTCATTTTAGCCGTCATCCCTGCGCAGGCAGGGATCCATGGGGGTTGAAAGTTTCTGGATTCCGGCTTAAACCATGCCGGAATGACGATCAATACAAACCGGGTCTTGATTTTTTGCTTTAGGACTTTCAGTGCATAGTAGTTTATTCAGCTTTCACAAGGAGAAAGACGATGAGCGGACGGCTTATTTTGTTTCCCGGCTTAGCGGCGGATGAGCGGATGTATGCAGGGATCACCTGCCATAACCATGAGATTGTAACCCCGCGACTTCTGATCCCTCGGCCGGGGGAAAACATGACCTCCTATGCCCGGCGTCATATTGAGACGCTGCGCATCAACGCAGATGATGTGATCGGTGGTTGTTCGTTCGGC
This region of uncultured Desulfuromonas sp. genomic DNA includes:
- a CDS encoding FeoA family protein; translated protein: MSSSIRLLHVHDKATITSVTAPGEMGRRLRDMGLVPGTEIEIIGRAPLKDPVALRLRGFTLTLRNNEADYIHVAKKDSN